The following DNA comes from Picosynechococcus sp. PCC 7003.
TGTTGGCCACGGATTTGAGTCTGTGGGGTCTGCTGGGTTGGATGTTCAATGTGGGCCTGAGGACGCCGACGGGATTTTTAGGGATTGTAGTCTTTTTGGGGAGTGGGGCGATCGCCTTTTGGGTCGGGAAACTCTTGGCTTATCCTCTGGGAAAAGTATTTGCCTCCTTTGGGGAAGATGTCAGCAGCGATCGCCTGATTGGTTGCTTGGGAGTAGTCTCTTCTAAAAATCTCCCCCACTATGTCGCGGGCAAAATTGGCCAGGCAGATGTGTACGATTCGGCTCGGAACCTGATGACTGTCCCGGTGAGTTTACCCCACTGGGCCGAGGTGATTCCCCGACGGGGCGACAAAATTTTGATTGTTGATCGCACCGAACATAGTTATCTGGCGATCGCCAAGGACAGTTCCGATGAAGACCGCTGGCTCGCCGAGGTCAAACAGCTTCCCCAATAATCTTTTCCCCTTTTGCCCTAGGATAATGCCAGGCCAAATTTCACCTTGTGGAGAGTGAGCACCGATGCCGATCGAAATTATTGTGATCGTCGCCGCTTTAATTATTTCTTGGTTAGTTTTTACTGCGTTCATCAAAATCGTGAAAACCAGCGTGCAAACGGCTGTGACCATTGCGGTCATTGTGCTTGTGTTGCAACTGGCCTTCGGGATTCAGTCGGGGCAGGTGATTACACAGATTATTGAACTCCCCCGCATCATCTGGGACTTTTTCAGTAACCGTTAAGGTGTGGCCATTAAAGATCTTTTACTAGCGGTACTGTTCAATTAAGGCCGCCAGACGGTCGAGTACCTGCTTAATTTCCGTATCAGTCTTATGTTCTAAGCCCATGGCCACCATCAATAGGCCCATTTCCACCGCATCATTTAGACCCAGGGCCAGATCAACGGCTTCGGTGGCTTCGAGGACATCATGGAATTTTTCTGGGTGATCAACGGTGAGGTCAACGTAGATAGCAGCAGGGTTTTTGCGGGGATCGTCTTGTTTTTCTTCCACGCGAGAGATGCGATTGGCCCGTGCTGTCACGCTGGTCACATTACTGGTGAGAGTGATGTCACCCGTGGTGATTTCTTTGGTAAATAGTTTGTTTGTCATGGTACAAACCCCTCGGCGATCGCCAACAATAATTTAGAACAACATCGGCTACTTTTAGCTTAACTCGCTCCTTTAGGAGAAAGCCGGAAATTGTACATATCTTGAGCTTGATGGCGCTTTATGGCCTAAACCGAACTTTATGGCAATTCCAACTAGCGGCTTCTGTCCCAAAGGCGATCGCCTCCCCCGTAAACCCCCGTAAAAACATTGCCAAAATTTGAACAACCCCTTGTAAAATAGCTAGGTTGTATTCTGCGGCACATCTCGTGATTGAACGTTATACCCTCCCCGAAATGGGGAATCTCTGGACAAATGAAGCAAAACTCAAGGCCTGGCTGAAAGTCGAAGTTGCCGTCTGTGAAGCGCAAGCAGAGTTAGGGTATATCCCCACAGAAGCCGTAGAAGAAATCAAAGCCAAAGCCCAGTTTGACGAAGCGCGGGTTTTAGAAATTGAGAAAGAAGTACGCCATGATGTGATCGCTTTTCTCACCAACGTTAATGAATATGTTGGCGATGCGGGACGTTACATTCACCTCGGCATGACCAGTTCTGACGTCCTCGATACGGCCCTCGCCCTGCAGATGGTGGATAGTCTCGACCTGATCCTGACTTGTGTCGAAGAACTGATTCAAGCGATTCGTTACCAAGCCCAACAACACCGCTATACCGTGATGGTGGGTCGCTCCCACGGTATCCACGCCGAACCGATGACCTTTGGTTTTAAGCTGGCGGGTTGGCTGGCGGAAATGCTCCGGAACCGCGATCGCCTAGTGGCCGTGCGCAAAGAAATTGCCGTCGGTCAAATCTCTGGCGCAGTGGGTACCTACGCCAACATTGAACCCCGCGTTGAAGCCTTAGCTTGTCAAAAACTCGGTCTCGATCCGGATACTGCTTCTACCCAGGTCATTTCCCGCGATCGCCACGCCAACTACATGAACCAATTGGCTGTGTTAGCCGCCAGCATCGAACGCTTTGCCGTAGAGATCCGCAACCTCCAACGCACCGATGTTTTAGAAGTCGAAGAATATTTCTCCAAAGGGCAAAAAGGCTCCTCGGCGATGCCCCACAAGCGAAACCCGATCCGTTCTGAACGCTTAACCGGGATGGCGCGTCTGGTACGGGGGAATGCGATGGCCGCCCTCGAAAATGTTGCCCTCTGGCACGAGCGGGATATTTCCCACAGTTCCGTCGAGCGGGTTGCCGTGCCTGATAGCTGCATCCTCGTGCACTTTATGCTGCGGGAAACCATTAGCCTCGTGAAGAATCTTTTGGTGTATCCCGAAAACATGAAGCGCAATATGAACGTCTACGGCGGCGTGATCTTCAGTCAGCGGGTGCTGCTGGCCCTCGTCGAGAAAGGCTTAACCCGTGAGGATGCCTACCGCCTTGTGCAAGGTTGTGCCCACACCGCCTGGAACACCGAGGGAGGAAACTTCCGCGCCAATGTCGAGCAAGATGCCGAAATCACCCAACACCTCTCTGCCACAGAGATTGAAGCCTGCTTTGACCCACAATTCCAACTGCGTCACCTCGATCAGGTCTACCAACGTCTCGGTATCTAAATCTTTCATTTAACCCAGATCAATTTGGCGATCGCCTTTTTTGAACTAAGATCCAAGAGAGGCGATTTTTTATGGATAAATATTGATCTGCATGGAAACAAGCCCTAACCGCTGAATGTGTTGATGTTCAATATTGATCATCGCCAGGATAGTTTAAGAAATCCTATAAATTGGTTGCACTATGGCATGTAAAGAATGCACGAATCAGAATAAGCTCAATTTCGACTTCACAATGGCCTTTCAACCCATTGTCAACCTAGAAACCCAAACAATTTTTGCCCACGAAGCCCTGGTGCGGGGTTTAAATAATGAATCGGCCCAAGCAATTTTTCAACACATTAATGACAGCAATCGCTACCTATTTGACCAAGCCTGTCGTACCACCGCCATTCGCCTCGCCGCAGAACTTCATATTCCCTGTTTTTTGAGTATTAATTTCTTACCCAATGCCGTTTATGAACCAGAACGCTGCATTCGCACAACCCTAGAAGCCGCTGAAAACCACGGATTTCCCATTGAGCAAATTATTTTTGAGATTACTGAAAGTGAGCAAATTACAGATTTAGTCCACCTCCGAAAAATTGTTGAATATTATCGTGCCCGTGGTTTTAAAACAGCCATTGACGACTTCGGTGCTGGCTATGCTGGGTTAAATCTTTTATCAGAAATTCAGACCGATCTGATCAAACTTGACATGGCCTTGATTCGTGGCATCGATCAAGATAAAGTCCGCCAAGCGATCGTCAAGGGTGTGCTACAAGTCGCTGGGGAACTCTCAAGTCTTGTCATCGCCGAAGGCATCGAAACCCAAGCAGAATTAATCACCCTCCAAGGTCTAGGCATTAATCTCTTCCAAGGCTTTTATTTTGCCAAACCCGCCTTTCAATCCCTGGCCCAAATTCCGTTAGATCGGTTTGTCACTGTCGTTTGATTTTGGCGATCGCCATGGTAAGCACCGACCTTTCCCCCTAACGTATTTCTTCCGAGTTGGCCATGGCTTCCACAGCTCCGCATTCATATTTTTCCTGAAGTATCTCCCCGACTCTAGACACCCAAAATACTGTGTAAGATAAGAAAGAGTTGTTTTCTAATCGAAAGTAAAAATATTATGCCCACAGTCAGTAGCCAAGCCCCAGAGGCCAATACCCTAGATGCGAGTAAAAGTGGCCTTCCGGTAACGATCATCACCGGATTTCTCGGTAGCGGCAAAACAACACTCTTAAATCATATCTTGAGCAACCAAGAGGGACTGAAAACCGCTGTCCTCGTGAATGAATTTGGGGAAATCGGGATTGATAATGAGCTGATTGTCACCACCGAAGACAACATGGTGGAACTCAGCAACGGCTGTGTTTGCTGCACGATCAACGAAGATCTTGTGAACGCGGTGCATAAAATCCTCGACCGGGGTGACAAAATTGATTATCTCGTCGTGGAAACAACGGGGCTTGCCGACCCATTACCTGTGGCCTTGACTTTCTTGGGGACAGAGTTACGGGATTTAACTCGCCTAGATTCGATTGTGACCATGGTGGACTGTGCCAACTTTAGTTTGGATCTCTTTAATAGTGAGGCAGCCTACAGCCAAATCGCCTACGGTGACATCATTGTCTTGAATAAAACGGATTTGGTAGATGAGGCGGAAGTGGACGCTTTAGAAGTCAAAATCCGTGACATTAAGGAAGGAGCAAGACTCCTGCGCACCCAAAAATCTGAAGTGCCGTTGCCGTTGCTACTCAGTGTGGGCTTATTTGAGTCAGATAAGTATTTTGATGCAGCGGATACCCATGTGCATCACCACCACAGCCATGATCACCATGATCACGGGCATGATCATGATCACCACGATCACGACCATGTTTGCACCCCAGAATGCGACCATGACCACGACCACGAACACCACCATCACCACTCCAACCATTTAGAAAATGATGGGTTCACGTCAATTTCCTTCCAAAGTGATCAACCCTTTGCGATCCGCAAATTTCAATATTTCCTAGACAATCAATTACCGGTCAATGTGTTCCGGGCGAAGGGAATCCTCTGGTTTGATGAAAGCCCGCTACGCCATGTATTTCACCTCAGTGGAAAGCGGTTTACGATTGATGATTCGGAATGGAAGCCTGGGGAAACGAAAAAAAATCAGCTTGTTCTCATTGGTCAAAATCTCGATGAGGCAACGTTGCGGCAACAGGTAGAAAACTGCTTCTGTCTGCCCTCTGAGAACCGTGGCAAAGGTTTTTCGTAAATCATTTTCGACAGCATTAACTGTTTAACAGCGAATCTACACAACGCCTGGGGTAAGGAAAGTTAATTTCTTTGCCCTCTTTTTTGTCTGGGCGATCGCCTAGGCGAGAGGATCGAGATTTACCGCTAAGATGGAAGAACTTTGGTTTTTTTGCGCGCTGTTTTTTGGGTTTAATTTTTTATGCGATCGCCTGCTCCTTCCCGGACTGTGACCTTTCCCTTTTGGCTGACCCTCTGCTTACTGCTGAGCCTAGGCACCGTAGGGGTTTTAGGGACAGTGCCAGCCTTTGGCCAGGGGCGCAAACAAAATGCCGAACAAAAATTACTCCAGCGTAAAGATGCGGATCGCCACTTTGCCCTAGCCCAACAAGCCCACAGGGAAGGAGACCTAGAAACGGCGCTTTTCCACTGGCACCAGGCCGAAGCAATTTATCGACAGTTCCGCACTTGGGATCAGCTTAATTTAACCCTCACCGCCTTGGCCGACACCTATCTTACCCAGGCTAATCTCCAGGCAGCAGAAACAGTGCTGCGCCAACAACTCCATTTAGCCCGCGATCGCCAGGACGTACAGACCCAAGTTACAGTACTCAATCAACTCGGTCATCTCCTCGAAAAACAGGCCCAACCCCAGGTTGCTGCGGCTATTTTTGCCGATGCCCAGGCGATCGCCACGGGATTAACAACAGGCGAAACTGCACTCACCATAAATTAATTGCAGACAAAAAAAGCGGCTAGCCATAGATTCTAGCCACTACATCAAGGGTGAGGAAAAGTTTTAGAGCCACTCACCTCGTGAGCAGATTACCTAACGACAGTTTCAGAACTAGCCTTCTTGAAACTCTCACCTTTTTTAAAAAGTGAATGTAGTACGAATAGCACCGACAACAATAGTTTCATTCGCATCATTTTGGTTGGGGTTCCAGATGACATAGGCACCGGGAGTAATCATGATGTTGTCGTTTAGATTGTAGCGGTACTGTAATTCAGCAAGGTAAGTCGTATCATCGCAGATGCCACCGGCACATTGATCTACACCATTTAGGTCTCCACTGGTAAGCTTCGGCGGTTGACCAAAGACGAATCCGAGGACGTTGCCATCGCCACCAACGTCAAGCAGAGCAGCATTGACAGCCCAGTTCCAGATTTCTGCACTACCTTCATTGTTGGGATCTTCGATTTGGGCATCGGTGTAGCCCACCCACCCGGCAATGTTGAATTTTTCGCTAACCATCCAGCTTGCTTCAATGCCGAAGTTGTTAGAGGAGACAGCATACTCGTTGTCCCAAGGCTCCCTTGCCCAGTCGCTACCAGTGCTGCCGGATAGGTCTACGTCACCTTCAAAATCATTATCGACGACATCATCATCGCCTCTTTGATACTTATTGGTATAAGAGAACGCCAGGTCAAAACGGTCGGAAGGAGAGAAGGCTAGTTGGGCACCAGCAACATAGTTTCCGTTGAAAAAACCATTCTTTTCTTCCGGGTTAGAGGCAATACCATCATCAGCCAAGTAGCCCAAACCGAGGCTAAGGCTATCGCTGAAGTCATAGTGAAATGCTACCCCTGCCCCATCAGGGCCACTCTTGGTAGCGGGGTTAAGACGGGCAAAACCGGAGAGAGCACCGTCGGCTTCGCCCTCAAAGTAAGGATTAAATACCGGTAACGCATCATCAATACCGAGACCAAGTGGCCCGACAATAGCGGTTCCTTTACGACCGACAGGGAACTCATAGACAACGGTGTCAATAACAACATCATTATCATTCGCTTCCTCAAACCCCAATGCGGCAGTATCAACACCGGTAGCGCCAGCCAATTCAGGAATGTTTCCAGCGGCTAAGGTGACTTCTAGGTTGTCGTCGCCAGTGAAGCTAGTGTTAAGAGTCAGATTAACGCGGTTGCTGAAGGTGAGCTGGTCATCGAGGCGATCGCCAGAGTCATCGGCTTTCTCGTCACCAAAAGCACCAGCCAGGGCAAAGATAACTTCACCCTCAAGCTTAGTAGTGGTAGAAAACTGGTGATCTTCGAGGAACTCCACTCGCCCTTCGAGATCATCAACGCGGGCACCGAGGGTCGCCAATTCAGCTTCAAATTCATTAACCAAACGACGCAGCGCAGCGAGGTCTTCGGCGGTTACTTCAGAAGTCCCACTTTGAATCATGCGTTCGATCTGCTGCAAACAAGCGTTCAGGCCAGCCGCGAATTCATAACGGCTGAGGGGGCGATCGCCGCGATAGGTGCTATCAGGATAACCGACGATGCAATTGTAATTTTCAACGAGATTACGCAGGGCATCAAAGGCCCAGTCACTGGGAGCCACATCCCGCAATTGGAAAACGCTGTTCACTTGGCCGAGGGCACGGTCTTGATCTGTTATCGGAGAGGCGATCGCCGCTGTACCGAGACTGCTACCCACCAAGGCACTGGCGCTGAAGATAACAAAACCTTTGGCTAGGGACATTTTTAAATTCTCCACACACGCAAAATTTCTAGAAATAGAAATGATAATCGTTTTCGTAAAAGTCCGCAAGGGCGATCGCTTTTTGTATAGTCCCGTTGGCGGGAATGCTAGCGTGGTGATTCCGCATCAACTGGAGAAAAACCGAGACAGGCCGCGAACATAAAGTAAAAGAAATCAATCATTTTTTGATACCGAGAAAATAAAGTTGTTTTAACGAAACGATCTCGCCCAGCCTCAGGACTCCGCCACGGCGTGGTCTAAACTCAGGGTCGCTAAATAATATTGAGCAAGGTCTGGGGTGGCGTGGGGCGGCCTACATTGAGACGGCTCCGGGGCATGGCTATCTTGGCGGAGCTGTTGGGTAATGTCGGTCGTACCGTAGGAGTGGACAATCTTCATGGACTATTTAATGAAAATAATTCTTATTTAAATTAAATAGAGTGTATCGACACTTGGGAACCCCGTCAATAGTATTGATACTTATTTTCAATAATTTTTTAGGTGATTCTGTTTACTCGCTCCATAGCCGTAGGAGATTCGCCACACTCTTAGAGAGGAGATCAAATTCTGTGGTTTTACCGCTTTGGGCAAACAGGCTGCGACGACTGACATCAAGATCAAACACAATTTCCCGTTTTTGGGCATCCCGAATCCAACTTTGTACCCAACCCACCACCACTAAGCGCGTCCCTTTTGTCACCACATTTACCCGGTGTAGAGAAGTAGAAGGATAGGCGATCGCCGTTCCGGCAGGGAGTTTGTAGCTTTGTTCAGAATCTGCCCCTTCAATGACCAGTTCACCGCCTTCATATTCGTCAGGCTCATTGAGGAACAGAGTAAATGAAACATCCGAGCGCATCCCATTCATCAGGGCATTGTCAGTGTGGCGACCGTAGGCCATGCCGGGGCCGTAACGACTAAACAGCAGAGTATGCACACTTTTGGGGCGGATCGCCGTTTGAAACAGGGCATTGTTCTGGAGGGCTTGGCGCACTTGCTCTTCGAGGAGTTGGGCCGTGGGGGTTGTCTTGGCCAGTTGTTGATTGTCTTTGACCAGTTTGGCGTACCAGCCCGCCGTGAGTTTGCCATCGACAAATTCAGCTTGGGTCAAGGTTGCGGTTATTTTTTCGAGGGCCTCTGGTGTCAACACCTGGGGAATTTTAAAGAACATTGGCGTTACCAAAAAAATCTAAAAAAGCCCCAGCAAAACCGGGGCCACTGTAATGATATTCACAGAACTTTGAGATTAGCTGTTACTGGCCGCTTCAATCTCCACAATGCGGCTTAAGACTTCCTGGGGCGTTTTCACAGGAGCCTGGGGCGGTTCTACCGTGGGCCAAGCGGTTTTGAGATCTGCCATGGCGGTGGCGATCGCCTCCCTGGTCTCTGGAGCCAACTGATCAGCAACCTGGTCGTAGAGCATTTCGCTGTGGAGGACGAAACCACGGGAATCCTGATATTCCACCGCTTCGACGATCTGATTATTGGCGATCGCTGCAGCATATTCTTCCCCGGCCACCTGGAGGAGATTATTCATGACCCCAAGGACAAACTCAGGGGACTGCAGTTCTGCTTCACCGAGGGCCGCAAGGGCTGTATCAATGGCCTCAACGGACGCGTCTAGTTGGGTCTGTAATTCGGGAGATTCCGGTGCTGTTTTGATCAAGTCATGGGCACTATTGAGGACATCTTTGAAATCGGTCACACCGCGATCGCCCAATTGACCCTCAATGGCACCATACAATTCTTCTACAGGATGGCCGATGTGTGGTTCTGCCTGTTCATATTCCCCAGCCGCAATTAATTCCTCAGCCACCATCAAATGGCCCAACATCAACGAAAGAGTCGTGGCATAGTCTTCATCGGGGTTGCCGGAACTAGCGCCTTCACCACCTTCACCACCTTCGCCGCCTTCGCCCCCATGGTCAGCACTATTATGTTCTACGGTTTCTGTTGTTGCAGCATTTTCGCCCCCTTCCCCACCATTGTCTGGAACGGAGGTGCCACAGGCCCCTAAGCTCACCGCCAAACCAAGGGTTAAAAATAACTCAACGGGCTTTACAGATTTCATACTATTAAAAATAATTTGCAAATTGAATATTGCAATACGCTAGAGTTTTTGCTGATTTTTGTCAATAGATGTTTAGGTTTCGGCTGGTAGCACTTCAAAAAAGCCCATGCAGCCATGTTCGGCAATGTAATCCTGGTGGGGATGGAACATATACTTCCCAGGGAAAGGATAGGCAAACTCTAGGATGTGGCGTTCGGCAGTGCCCATGGTGACCACATCACTTTCTTCGTGGGAGGTCGTGGTCATGCCAGTGCGATAGAGCTTAAAGAAGTTGGCGTGGATATGAAAGGTGATCGCCGGATCAAACTCGATCATATTCAAGACGTAAAGCCGCACCAGTTGATTTTGCACAATGGGGATGGGGATGGGGCGATCGCGGAACACATTGGGAATGCCATTGAAAGCATACAGTTCGTTTTTTTCATCGTCATTGATGTCATAACCCCCCAGCACCAACACCATTTCGTCGGCGGGGGGCCTGGCCTCAGGGGGATCAATAATGAAGAGTCCAAACAAGCCTTTGACGATGTGGCGTGTCACCGGAGCAATGTGGCAGTGGTAAAGGTGAACACCGTAGGGCGTTGCCTCAAATTCATAGATAGTGGTTTGGTCATGGCGCACTGGTTTGACGCCATCCATCGTGTCGGGGTGAGTGCCGTGGAAGTGGAGGATATGGGAGTGTCCATCGGCATTATGAAAAATAATTTCGCCTGCCCGATTTCCGAGCTGTTATCGGTGTCTAATCACTCCGAACTTGAAACGCAATCAATCGATCACTAACTGGGCTTTTTATGCTCAAGTGCCCCAATAAATTCAAAGATTTCCTTAAAAGGTAGAAATCTAAACAGAAAGACTTGCAAATAAAATCTTGCCTATTCCTAGGCGATGGTCGAGTTGCAGGGTTGCTTCACACAGCCTTGTCCATCGTAATCCTGCAATAGCTGGGCGGCATACTCCAGGCAAGTGCCACAATCCATCCCAACGCCCATCACACTCGAAAGCTCTTTCATAGAGCAACTTTGTTGTTCCGCAGCTTGGCGGATTTGCTTTTCAGTAATGCCACGACAAAGGCAAACGTACATGGTGACCTCAAGGAGAAAATGCTTGATTTAAATGTCACCCCCTACTATGCCCTATTCTAAAAATTATTGCAATAGATTCTCATTTTTTGTCTCGAAATTATTCAGAAAATAAAATTTTGTGAGTAAAGCCCCCCAATGGGAGGAACTCCCCTAAGCTAGACATACCGCAGTATTTATGACACCTTTTACGTTGAAGGTGGTCGATTTGGAGTGAAAAAAAAGCGAATGCAAGGAAAATCTGGCATTAATACCCAACTCAATGCAGTCTTAAAATCTCAGTTGACTGCTATTAACCAGTTTTTTCTCCACGCGAGAATGGCGAAAAATTGGGGCTTGGGGGCATTGAATGGTCAGGAATATAAGTACTCCATCAAGGCCATGAAACAGGCCGATAGCCTCATTGAACGGATTTTGTTTCTAGAGGCCTTGCCCAACCTTCAGAGTCTTGGCAAGTTGATGATTGGCGAAGATGTTCCAGAAATGTTGGCCAATGAGCTAGCTACGGCGACAACGATCCGCAATGAGTTACTAGCAGTGATTCAACTGTGTGAAACGGAACAAGACTATGTCAGTCGTGATCTTTTGGGCGAAATTCTCGAAGAAACCGAAGCGCAGATTGACTGGTTTGAGTCCCAGCAGTGGCTGATCGAAAACTCTGGCCTGGAAAATTATTTACAGGCGATGATGTAGATCGCGCGATGATATGGGCCGTACTATGGCCTACTTTTTATTCACTTAGAGCATTAAAGAAAATTCCGATGAAAGGTAATCAAAAAGTTTTAGAACAACTCCATAAACTGCTACGCAATGAGCTAGCGGCCCGGGATCAGTACTTCACCCATTCCCGGATGTATCTGGACTGGGGCCTGACGAAACTCTATGAACGCATTAACCACGAGATGCAAGACGAGACGGGCCACGCATCCCAATTGATCGAGCGGATTTTGTTCCTCGAAAGCACCCCTGATCTGTCCCAACAGGATGGGTTGAACATTGGTAAAACTGTGCCGGAAATGCTCCGCAATGACCTCGACTATGAGTACAAGGTTATCGGGGATCTGAAGGGGGCGATCGCCATTTGCGAGACAGAGCAAGACTACCAAACCCGCGATATTCTCCGGCAAATGCTGGCCGACACCGAGGAAGACCATGCCCACTGGTTAGAGCAACAGTTGGGACTAATCGAGAAAATTGGCCTGCAAAATTACCTGCAATCCCAGCTGTAAAAGTAAAAGTTCCCTGGCATTGGGCCAACCAAATGTAAGGCAACAAAAAAAGGAGGTCTTTACCTCCCTCTCTCGCAAGGGGTTTGCTATGGTAAACCCCTTCTGTTTTATATCGGCTGAGCGGTCTTAAACGCTTGCGGCGATCGCCCCTTTCCCAGCAGTGACGTATTCATAGGATTGGCGCATCTTGAGGCCCACGAGCACTTGGAACAGACCTGTACCGTTATCAGAACCGGGGTAGTCCTTATGTTTCAGGAGTAGCTCAGTCATTTCACCGTAATACTTGGTGCCGGTTTTGCTGAGGTGGCTTTCGATGTAAATCATTTCTTCGAGATTATCGAATTTCCCGTCTACTTCCAGGACAGAGACCTCATTGCCGAAGTAGTTATCGGGGCCATAGTACATCTTGATGCCGGGATAATTACAGGTGAGCTTCCGGCCACAGGGACGCCAGTTAATGGTGGAGCCTTCATCAAAGAGATAGGCCGGTTCGAAGCCAGCAACCCCTTCTTTTTGGATGAGGCGTACCCGGAGGTATTTGCCTTCTTTGTCATCGACCAGCTCAGTGGGTAGCACCTGGATTACAACATCCGCAAATTCCCGTTGGGGTTCGATGTAGGCGCTGAAATCAGGTTTCCGGGCGTTAATTGAAGCAAGAACGTCTTCATAGGTATGGCCTCGTTCTGCCATATCCCGTTGAATTTTCCATTGGATTTTGACTTCGTCGCTGATGTCAAGATACACGCTAAAATCTACCAATTCCCGCACCCGGGCATCATAGAGAGGATGTAGCCCTTCGATCACGATGACTTTGTTGGGTTCAATGCGTTCGGGCGGGTCAATTTCGCCGGTCTCGTGGTTGTAGATGGGCTTATCAATGGCCTTTCCGTTCTTTAGATCACGGATTTGCTCTGCCATGAGATCAAAATTATTGGCCTTGGGATTGAGGGCTGTCACCCCAGCTTCTTTGCGGCCTTTGCGGTCAAGGCTGTGGTAGTCATCAAGGCAGATGACCGTCATGAACTCTTCGCCGAACAGATCGGTAAGCCGGCGTAAAAAGGTAGATTTTCCGCAGCCGGAGTCCCCGGCAACACCAATAATAACTACACGGTCTGTCTGACTGGTCATAAATTTCCTCTGGGTCTGCAAATTTTATGTTTTAAACTCATCCGTTATCTATGGCGGGAACTCGTGACGAATCGGTTTACTCGCGAGGCTCAGGCGTGTAAATAACCTTAGCTTTGCCACACTGTCACCCCGAAGGCGATCGCCCAGATAAACTCGGTACGAAAATAATTGCTTTTATTAATTTCGCCGCTTATTATACAACGGCACTAACATTTAACCATGGTGCCCCCCCAGAAGCGAGCAAATATGGAGTTTGTTTGCCGTTCAT
Coding sequences within:
- a CDS encoding phosphoribulokinase, which gives rise to MTSQTDRVVIIGVAGDSGCGKSTFLRRLTDLFGEEFMTVICLDDYHSLDRKGRKEAGVTALNPKANNFDLMAEQIRDLKNGKAIDKPIYNHETGEIDPPERIEPNKVIVIEGLHPLYDARVRELVDFSVYLDISDEVKIQWKIQRDMAERGHTYEDVLASINARKPDFSAYIEPQREFADVVIQVLPTELVDDKEGKYLRVRLIQKEGVAGFEPAYLFDEGSTINWRPCGRKLTCNYPGIKMYYGPDNYFGNEVSVLEVDGKFDNLEEMIYIESHLSKTGTKYYGEMTELLLKHKDYPGSDNGTGLFQVLVGLKMRQSYEYVTAGKGAIAASV